The Christiangramia flava JLT2011 genome has a segment encoding these proteins:
- a CDS encoding T9SS type A sorting domain-containing protein, whose amino-acid sequence MKKITFWTQLGRFSFSFRIKVLVSALTFLLFSFSVHAQHPYGFMDGNVMNDNGQLDWQDVYNNSGLPAGSISTGIQFDVMNPDDIFTGGSTKDHLPISGWFNKFQDASSSDKTNILQAGAILIDGKIYFFGNRFSNEGATNIGFWFFQDDVNVLNGTFEGDHQVGDILVVAEISNGGAVGKIAAYEWRGNEANGGTIPSSEKSLIKIVDEDHPQPNVLAAIVNSVDQPTPWSYQGKGEPDPNVMPPISFFEGFINIAGLNLTNACFSSFLVETRSSFSINAILEDFIGSNFNVQPLVSIDDITDCDTEFPKELTAQVTGGIGPFTFQWKKDGTTLGGESSSSISVTEAGTYSVIVTGNGIGGLGTCDSEADTAEITILESPEIVTTPLEACEVGATAKATFTLEDGVTDSGGGSLQFYSDSGYTTLISDADNVTSGTQYLTGSATIYVRSTNEAECVGESSFSISVNLNPSPSVGDQAACDGDTNVVFSTASVAGYSYQWYVDTGSGYTELGGETGNSLTLASVALAMNGNKYKVIATDENNATNCTGEDFGTLTVNANPTPSVGDQAACDGDTNVVFSTASVAGYSYQWYVDTGSGYTELGGETGNSLTLASVALAMNGNKYKVIATDENNATNCTGEDFGTLTVNANPSPSVGDQAACDGDTNVVFSTASVAGYSYQWYVDTGSGYTELGGETGNSLTLTSVALAMNGNKYKVIATDENNATNCTGEDFGTLTVNANPSPSVGDQAACDGDTNVVFSTASVAGYSYQWYVDTGSGYTELGGETGNSLTLASVALAMDGNKYKVIATDENNATNCTGEDFGTLTVNANPSPSVGDQAACDGDTNVVFSTASVAGYSYQWYVDTGSGYTELGGETGNSLTLASVALAMNGNKYKVIATDENNATNCTGEDFGTLTVNANPSPSVGDQAACDGDTNVVFSTASVAGYSYQWYVDTGSGYTELGGETGNSLTLTSVALAMNGNKYKVIATDENNATNCTGEDFGTLTVNANPSPSVGDQAACDGDTNVVFSTASVAGYSYQWYVDTGSGYTELGGETGNSLTLASVALAMDGNKYKVIATDENNATNCTGEDFGTLTVNANPSPSVGDQAACDGDTNVVFSTASVAGYSYQWYVDTGSGYTELGGETGNSLTLASVALAMNGNKYKVIATDENNATNCTGEDFGTLTVNANPSPSVGDQAACDGDTNVVFSTASVAGYSYQWYVDTGSGYTELGGETGNSLTLTSVALAMNGNKYKVIATDENNSTNCTGEDFGTLTVSPLPTITLNVPFLDCFGDTPSVAVLEPADKSNLEFKVVRSGDDPSAQEFEEYVGPFYDLIADSDYTIIVRNVNTLCINSYDFRTPSLIDDPIDPVFEEIPVSCVTGTGGISIPGEIGEDPFNYFYYLALASDFDPENPIYEPYPEGGFTGLYPGDYLIKVVNSTYCDVGTFPFSIQQPECMSCETAFAKLEDDLNSYCFIDERPEGYDFSLDFNANRWGWTNFMETSDFTEENGYTITLDLYAGAGQCDTSKEELAGYVEVYYNEGSVNISYHTVAGYWIEGVHTYVGEEPYMWHQKGKKNPPEYTVAPGQYPFNSNGSLDYNYDTSVSPITLGGVEAFYVIAHADVCKALTSEYNDKLLAEAQDQYIQLNRRNNTIIYSPKIAGGKTQEDLAKASPENIESLEVSREPKFDAYPVPFRDNLNIGYKFDYTSDVTIQIFNMNGQLLKTYQEKNVNASDVSQLHIDFERRSSAVYIVRMITDREVFTRKIISDK is encoded by the coding sequence ATGAAAAAAATTACTTTCTGGACTCAGTTAGGGAGATTCAGTTTTTCGTTCAGAATTAAAGTTCTTGTTTCGGCATTAACCTTTCTGTTGTTCTCCTTTTCAGTTCATGCACAACATCCGTATGGTTTTATGGATGGTAATGTGATGAATGACAATGGCCAGCTTGACTGGCAGGACGTTTATAATAACTCCGGTTTGCCGGCTGGAAGCATTTCTACCGGTATACAGTTTGATGTAATGAATCCGGATGACATATTTACCGGAGGTTCAACCAAAGATCACCTTCCCATTTCTGGATGGTTCAATAAGTTCCAGGATGCGAGTTCCAGTGATAAAACCAACATTCTGCAGGCAGGAGCGATTTTGATAGATGGTAAGATTTATTTTTTCGGTAACAGGTTTTCAAATGAAGGAGCTACTAATATCGGTTTCTGGTTTTTCCAGGATGATGTCAATGTGCTTAATGGTACATTTGAAGGAGATCACCAGGTTGGAGATATTCTTGTAGTTGCAGAAATTTCGAATGGAGGAGCTGTTGGAAAGATTGCGGCCTATGAATGGAGAGGAAACGAGGCTAATGGCGGAACCATTCCCAGTTCGGAAAAAAGTTTGATCAAAATAGTAGATGAAGATCACCCTCAGCCAAACGTCCTAGCTGCAATAGTTAATAGTGTCGATCAGCCTACTCCCTGGAGTTATCAGGGTAAAGGGGAACCTGACCCAAATGTGATGCCTCCGATCAGCTTTTTCGAAGGGTTCATTAATATTGCAGGGCTTAATCTAACCAATGCCTGTTTTTCCTCATTTTTAGTTGAAACCCGTTCTTCATTTTCAATCAATGCGATTCTGGAAGATTTCATAGGCTCGAATTTTAATGTGCAGCCGCTGGTTTCTATTGATGATATAACAGATTGTGATACAGAATTTCCTAAAGAGCTTACGGCTCAGGTTACTGGTGGTATCGGGCCATTTACTTTTCAATGGAAGAAAGATGGTACAACTTTGGGAGGTGAAAGTTCTTCAAGCATTAGTGTGACTGAAGCAGGTACCTACTCGGTTATAGTGACCGGAAATGGAATAGGTGGTCTAGGCACATGTGATTCTGAAGCGGACACGGCAGAAATTACGATTCTGGAAAGTCCTGAAATTGTTACGACGCCGTTAGAAGCTTGCGAGGTTGGAGCTACAGCTAAAGCGACCTTTACCTTGGAAGACGGAGTTACTGATAGTGGTGGAGGATCACTTCAGTTTTATTCAGATTCCGGTTATACGACTTTGATCAGTGATGCTGATAATGTTACTTCAGGTACACAATACTTAACTGGTAGTGCGACAATATATGTTAGAAGTACTAATGAAGCTGAATGTGTAGGAGAATCTAGCTTTAGCATTTCCGTTAATTTAAACCCAAGTCCTTCAGTAGGGGACCAGGCTGCCTGTGATGGCGATACCAATGTGGTATTCAGCACAGCTTCTGTTGCTGGCTACTCATATCAATGGTATGTTGATACCGGTTCTGGTTATACAGAACTGGGTGGTGAAACTGGCAATTCATTAACCCTTGCTTCCGTGGCTCTGGCAATGAATGGCAACAAGTATAAAGTGATCGCTACTGATGAAAATAATGCAACCAATTGTACCGGGGAAGACTTCGGAACACTGACCGTCAACGCAAATCCAACACCTTCAGTAGGAGATCAGGCTGCCTGTGATGGAGATACCAATGTGGTATTCAGCACAGCTTCTGTTGCTGGCTACTCATATCAGTGGTATGTTGATACCGGTTCTGGTTATACAGAACTGGGTGGTGAAACTGGCAATTCATTAACCCTTGCTTCCGTGGCTCTGGCAATGAATGGCAACAAGTATAAAGTGATCGCTACTGATGAAAATAATGCAACCAATTGTACCGGGGAAGACTTCGGAACACTGACCGTCAACGCAAATCCAAGCCCTTCAGTAGGAGATCAGGCTGCCTGTGATGGTGATACCAATGTGGTATTCAGCACAGCTTCTGTTGCTGGCTACTCATATCAGTGGTATGTTGATACCGGTTCTGGTTATACAGAACTGGGTGGTGAAACTGGCAATTCACTAACACTTACTTCCGTGGCTCTGGCAATGAATGGCAACAAGTATAAAGTGATCGCTACTGATGAAAATAATGCAACCAATTGTACCGGGGAAGACTTCGGGACACTGACGGTCAACGCAAATCCAAGCCCTTCAGTAGGAGATCAGGCTGCCTGTGATGGTGATACCAATGTGGTATTCAGCACAGCTTCTGTTGCTGGCTACTCATATCAGTGGTATGTTGATACCGGTTCTGGTTATACAGAACTGGGTGGTGAAACTGGTAATTCATTAACCCTTGCTTCCGTGGCTCTGGCAATGGATGGCAATAAGTATAAAGTGATCGCTACTGATGAAAATAATGCAACCAATTGTACCGGGGAAGACTTCGGAACACTGACGGTCAACGCAAATCCAAGCCCTTCAGTAGGAGATCAGGCTGCCTGTGATGGTGATACCAATGTGGTATTCAGCACAGCTTCTGTTGCTGGCTACTCATATCAGTGGTATGTTGATACCGGTTCTGGTTATACAGAACTGGGTGGTGAAACTGGTAATTCATTAACCCTTGCTTCCGTGGCTCTGGCAATGAATGGCAACAAGTATAAAGTGATCGCTACTGATGAAAATAATGCAACCAATTGTACCGGGGAAGACTTCGGAACACTGACCGTCAACGCAAATCCAAGCCCTTCAGTAGGAGATCAGGCTGCCTGTGATGGTGATACCAATGTGGTATTCAGCACAGCTTCTGTTGCTGGCTACTCATATCAGTGGTATGTTGATACCGGTTCTGGTTATACAGAACTGGGTGGTGAAACTGGCAATTCACTAACACTTACTTCCGTGGCTCTGGCAATGAATGGCAACAAGTATAAAGTGATCGCTACTGATGAAAATAATGCAACCAATTGTACCGGGGAAGACTTCGGGACACTGACGGTCAACGCAAATCCAAGCCCTTCAGTAGGAGATCAGGCTGCCTGTGATGGTGATACCAATGTGGTATTCAGCACAGCTTCTGTTGCTGGCTACTCATATCAGTGGTATGTTGATACCGGTTCTGGTTATACAGAACTGGGTGGTGAAACTGGTAATTCATTAACCCTTGCTTCCGTGGCTCTGGCAATGGATGGCAATAAGTATAAAGTGATCGCTACTGATGAAAATAATGCAACCAATTGTACCGGGGAAGACTTCGGAACACTGACGGTCAACGCAAATCCAAGCCCTTCAGTAGGAGATCAGGCTGCCTGTGATGGTGATACCAATGTGGTATTCAGCACAGCTTCTGTTGCTGGCTACTCATATCAGTGGTATGTTGATACCGGTTCTGGTTATACAGAACTGGGTGGTGAAACTGGTAATTCATTAACCCTTGCTTCCGTGGCTCTGGCAATGAATGGCAACAAGTATAAAGTGATCGCTACTGATGAAAATAATGCAACCAATTGTACCGGGGAAGACTTCGGAACACTGACGGTCAACGCAAATCCAAGCCCTTCAGTAGGAGATCAGGCTGCCTGTGATGGTGATACCAATGTGGTATTCAGCACAGCTTCTGTTGCTGGCTACTCATATCAGTGGTATGTTGATACCGGTTCTGGTTATACAGAACTGGGTGGTGAAACTGGCAATTCACTAACACTTACTTCCGTCGCTCTGGCAATGAACGGAAACAAATATAAAGTGATCGCTACCGATGAAAATAACTCGACCAATTGTACCGGGGAAGACTTCGGGACATTAACTGTAAGTCCATTGCCAACAATTACGTTGAACGTGCCATTCCTTGATTGTTTTGGGGATACGCCTTCAGTAGCGGTTCTTGAGCCGGCTGATAAATCAAATTTGGAATTCAAGGTCGTTAGAAGTGGAGATGATCCTTCTGCACAGGAATTTGAAGAATATGTAGGTCCGTTCTATGATCTTATCGCAGACTCCGATTACACCATAATCGTGAGAAACGTGAATACATTATGTATTAATTCTTATGATTTCAGAACGCCAAGTTTGATAGATGATCCTATCGACCCGGTATTTGAAGAGATTCCAGTTTCTTGCGTAACCGGGACTGGAGGTATTTCTATACCTGGTGAAATCGGGGAGGATCCTTTTAATTACTTTTATTATTTAGCATTAGCTTCAGATTTTGATCCTGAGAATCCTATTTATGAACCATATCCAGAGGGTGGTTTTACTGGCCTGTATCCGGGAGATTATTTGATCAAAGTGGTGAACAGTACATATTGCGATGTCGGTACATTCCCGTTCTCTATTCAGCAGCCTGAATGTATGAGTTGTGAAACAGCTTTTGCTAAACTGGAAGATGATCTTAATTCTTACTGCTTTATTGATGAGCGACCTGAAGGATATGATTTCTCTCTGGATTTCAATGCGAATAGATGGGGATGGACCAATTTCATGGAAACTTCTGATTTTACTGAGGAAAACGGTTATACTATTACGTTAGATCTTTATGCCGGAGCAGGACAGTGTGATACCAGTAAAGAAGAACTGGCAGGATATGTTGAAGTTTATTATAATGAAGGTTCGGTAAATATTTCTTACCATACGGTTGCTGGCTACTGGATTGAGGGTGTTCACACTTATGTAGGGGAAGAACCTTATATGTGGCATCAAAAAGGTAAAAAGAATCCACCAGAGTATACCGTGGCACCGGGTCAATATCCGTTCAATTCTAACGGTTCCCTGGATTATAATTACGATACAAGCGTTAGTCCTATAACTCTTGGTGGTGTTGAAGCATTTTATGTGATCGCGCATGCTGATGTTTGTAAAGCGCTAACCTCGGAATATAATGATAAGTTACTGGCTGAAGCCCAGGATCAATATATCCAGTTGAACAGAAGGAATAATACAATAATCTATTCTCCTAAAATCGCTGGTGGTAAAACCCAGGAAGACCTGGCAAAAGCTTCGCCTGAGAATATAGAATCGCTGGAAGTTTCCAGGGAACCAAAATTTGATGCCTATCCCGTGCCGTTTAGAGACAATCTGAATATCGGCTACAAGTTCGATTATACTTCAGATGTGACCATCCAGATCTTTAATATGAACGGTCAGCTGCTTAAAACCTATCAGGAGAAAAATGTGAATGCCAGCGATGTGTCGCAGCTTCATATAGACTTCGAAAGAAGAAGTAGTGCGGTGTATATCGTACGGATGATTACTGACCGCGAGGTCTTCACAAGAAAAATTATTTCTGATAAATAA
- the gltB gene encoding glutamate synthase large subunit gives MKMKAQGLYSPDFERDNCGAGFICNLNGERTNQIIHKAIDILIRLEHRGAVSADGKTGDGAGILIEVPHNFFKKVCDFEIPEFREYAVGMLFLPRNANQADLCKKLFEEEVNNQQLEILGWRKVPVNRSCLGKMASKSEPAVEQVFIARPEKLDDQHFNAKLYAARKIAEHAIESSGLAQSDYFYFSSLSTNTIIYKGLLMPQDINEYYKDLNDPDVITKLALVHQRFSTNTFPTWDLAQPFRYMCHNGEINTLRGNLSRMRAREELFESELFGQDLKKIVPITMEGKSDSASMDMALEMLLQTGRSLPEAIMMMVPEAWEKNPSMDEKKKAFYAYNACIMEPWDGPASIPFTDGNYIGALLDRNGLRPSRYTVTKDGYVVMSSETGVLDIKPENVLKHGRLEPGRMFLVDMNEGRIVEDEEVKESIVSKRPYQEWLDENLLALADVPYTGNQTPIEKEEYLTRLKLFGYTYEDITTIISPMAANGKEAIGSMGTDIPLAVLSHKPQLLFNYFKQLFAQVTNPPLDGIREEIVTDISLPVGEDLNLFDIIPEQCRKLKIQNPVISNEDLDKIKYIDQPGFKARSISMLYEADKGMNGLEDRLEAMIYEINDAVDDGCNVIILSDRNVNPKLAPIPSLLACSFVHHRVKDYNRRSSFGIVIESAEPREPHHFAALFGYGASAINPYMVNEVIYQLVKEKQIPVEDPEEAVENFNVAIGKGIVKIMNKIGISTLLSYRGSQIFEILGLNKKFVDKYFCNTPTRIEGIGLYEIEKEIQKRYKHAFFPPETDTDLDLEMGGDYRWRRNGERHVFNPASVAKLQQAVRQNSFETYSEYSKIINEQNENLMTIRGMFKFKDLNPIPLEEVEPWTEIVKRFKTGAMSFGSISKEAHENLAIAMNRIKGKSNSGEGGEDAGRFQKDINGNWRNSAIKQVASGRFGVSIDYLSNAREIQIKMAQGAKPGEGGQLPGPKVNPEIAKTRNSTPYVGLISPPPHHDIYSIEDLAQLIFDLKNANREARINVKLVSKVGVGTIAAGVAKAKADVVLISGYDGGTGASPLTSLRHAGLPWELGIAEAQQTLLLNNLRSRIVVECDGQLKTGRDVAIACLLGAEEFGFSTAPLVASGCIMMRACHLNTCPVGIATQDPELRKNFKGTPENVINFMYFIAQEMRQIMAQLGFRSVAEMVGQSQKLDMNRAIKHYKAQGIDLSNILHKPNIKDGVPLSNTEKQLHNLEGVLDFEILKQAHPAIYRKEPITLNYPIQNVNRTTGAIISNEISKIHGAKGLPDNTLTLNFTGSAGQSFGAFAARGLNLNIEGNSNDYFGKGLSGAILSIRKPKEATFKSNENIIIGNVALYGAITGEAYINGIGGERFCVRNSGAKAVIEGIGDHGCEYMTGGIAVILGKIGRNFAAGMSGGTAYIFDPDNSIDRNNFNMEMIELEAPSDENLQELEEMIVKHYQYTDSEVAREILENWEENSRAFIKVMPTEYKKALQKMEAEKQKEEHADLKTA, from the coding sequence ATGAAAATGAAAGCTCAGGGGCTGTATTCCCCGGATTTTGAAAGAGATAATTGTGGCGCAGGATTTATCTGCAATCTTAACGGTGAACGAACCAACCAGATCATTCACAAGGCAATCGATATTCTGATTCGCCTGGAGCATCGCGGAGCGGTAAGTGCCGACGGAAAAACCGGTGATGGCGCAGGTATTTTGATCGAAGTGCCACATAACTTTTTTAAGAAGGTCTGTGATTTTGAGATCCCTGAATTCCGCGAGTATGCAGTAGGAATGCTTTTCCTTCCAAGAAATGCCAACCAGGCCGATCTTTGTAAGAAACTATTTGAAGAAGAGGTCAATAACCAGCAACTGGAGATTTTAGGATGGCGAAAAGTACCCGTGAACCGTTCGTGCCTCGGAAAGATGGCCAGCAAATCAGAACCCGCCGTAGAACAGGTTTTTATCGCTCGACCAGAAAAGCTCGATGACCAGCATTTCAACGCCAAGCTTTACGCCGCTCGAAAGATCGCTGAACACGCCATCGAAAGTTCTGGGCTTGCACAAAGCGATTATTTCTATTTTTCCAGTCTTTCAACCAATACCATTATCTATAAAGGGCTGTTGATGCCTCAGGATATCAACGAATACTATAAAGACCTGAACGATCCTGATGTGATCACCAAACTGGCGCTCGTGCACCAGCGCTTTTCCACGAACACTTTTCCAACCTGGGACCTCGCACAGCCTTTCCGCTACATGTGCCATAATGGAGAAATTAATACGCTTCGCGGAAATTTAAGCAGGATGCGTGCGCGAGAAGAGCTTTTTGAAAGTGAACTTTTCGGCCAGGACCTGAAGAAAATTGTTCCGATTACCATGGAAGGAAAATCAGATTCTGCTTCCATGGATATGGCGCTTGAAATGCTGCTTCAAACAGGAAGATCGCTTCCGGAGGCAATTATGATGATGGTACCTGAAGCCTGGGAAAAGAATCCTTCCATGGATGAAAAGAAAAAAGCTTTCTACGCTTACAATGCCTGTATTATGGAGCCCTGGGACGGTCCAGCCTCTATTCCTTTTACTGATGGGAATTATATTGGGGCGCTCCTGGATCGTAACGGTTTAAGACCTTCCCGCTACACCGTGACAAAAGATGGGTACGTGGTGATGTCTTCGGAAACCGGAGTACTGGATATTAAACCCGAAAACGTTCTGAAGCATGGCCGATTGGAGCCCGGAAGAATGTTCCTGGTAGATATGAACGAAGGCCGAATTGTGGAAGATGAGGAAGTAAAAGAAAGCATCGTTTCCAAAAGACCTTACCAGGAATGGCTGGATGAAAACCTTCTGGCTTTGGCAGATGTTCCGTATACCGGCAACCAGACCCCTATTGAAAAAGAAGAATATTTAACCCGGCTGAAGTTATTCGGCTACACCTACGAAGATATTACGACCATCATTTCCCCTATGGCTGCCAACGGAAAGGAAGCCATCGGCTCTATGGGAACAGATATTCCACTAGCCGTGCTTTCTCATAAACCGCAGCTGCTGTTCAATTATTTTAAGCAGTTATTCGCTCAGGTGACCAATCCACCGCTGGATGGGATCAGGGAAGAGATCGTGACAGATATCAGCCTTCCGGTTGGAGAAGACCTGAACCTTTTTGACATTATCCCGGAACAATGCCGTAAACTGAAGATTCAGAACCCGGTTATTTCCAATGAAGATCTTGATAAAATAAAATACATCGACCAGCCAGGATTCAAGGCGCGTTCCATTTCCATGCTTTACGAGGCCGATAAAGGAATGAATGGCCTGGAAGATCGCCTGGAAGCCATGATCTACGAGATCAACGACGCGGTAGACGATGGCTGCAACGTCATCATTCTTTCAGACAGGAATGTGAACCCTAAACTGGCGCCAATCCCTTCATTGCTAGCCTGTTCCTTTGTTCACCACCGTGTGAAAGATTACAATCGTCGCTCTTCCTTCGGAATTGTGATCGAATCAGCCGAGCCCCGGGAACCGCATCATTTCGCTGCACTTTTTGGCTATGGTGCCAGCGCGATCAACCCATACATGGTAAATGAAGTGATCTACCAGTTGGTAAAAGAAAAGCAGATTCCTGTTGAAGATCCGGAAGAAGCCGTAGAAAACTTTAATGTGGCCATCGGAAAAGGTATTGTGAAGATCATGAACAAAATTGGAATTTCAACCCTGCTATCCTATCGCGGTTCGCAGATCTTTGAAATTCTTGGACTTAATAAAAAATTTGTCGACAAATATTTCTGTAATACGCCAACCAGAATTGAGGGAATCGGACTCTACGAAATTGAAAAAGAAATTCAGAAGCGATACAAACACGCGTTCTTTCCGCCGGAAACCGATACCGATCTAGATCTGGAAATGGGTGGAGATTACCGCTGGAGAAGAAATGGCGAACGCCACGTTTTCAATCCTGCCAGCGTTGCCAAGTTACAGCAGGCCGTAAGACAGAATAGCTTTGAAACTTATTCGGAATATTCCAAGATCATCAACGAACAGAATGAAAATTTGATGACGATCAGGGGAATGTTCAAATTCAAAGATCTCAACCCGATCCCGCTGGAAGAAGTGGAACCGTGGACCGAGATCGTGAAACGCTTTAAGACTGGTGCCATGTCTTTTGGTTCCATCAGCAAAGAAGCTCACGAAAATCTGGCCATCGCCATGAACCGGATCAAGGGTAAGAGCAATTCCGGTGAAGGCGGCGAAGATGCCGGGCGATTCCAGAAAGATATTAACGGAAACTGGCGAAATTCAGCCATTAAACAGGTCGCTTCCGGTAGATTTGGTGTAAGCATTGATTACCTTTCGAATGCCCGCGAGATCCAGATCAAGATGGCACAGGGAGCGAAACCGGGTGAAGGCGGACAATTGCCTGGCCCGAAAGTAAATCCCGAAATTGCCAAAACGCGGAACTCCACTCCTTATGTTGGATTGATTTCTCCGCCTCCGCACCACGATATTTATTCTATTGAAGATTTGGCGCAACTGATCTTTGATTTGAAAAATGCCAACCGCGAAGCCAGGATTAATGTAAAACTGGTTTCTAAAGTAGGCGTAGGAACCATTGCCGCGGGTGTGGCAAAAGCAAAAGCCGATGTAGTGCTGATCTCCGGATATGACGGCGGAACAGGAGCCTCTCCACTTACTTCCCTGCGCCACGCCGGTTTGCCTTGGGAACTGGGAATTGCGGAAGCACAGCAAACTTTATTACTGAACAACCTTCGAAGCAGGATCGTAGTTGAATGCGACGGCCAGTTAAAGACCGGTCGCGACGTAGCGATCGCCTGTTTGCTGGGCGCCGAGGAATTTGGTTTTTCTACCGCTCCCCTGGTAGCTTCCGGCTGTATCATGATGCGTGCGTGCCACCTGAACACCTGCCCCGTAGGTATTGCCACACAGGATCCTGAATTAAGAAAGAATTTCAAGGGAACCCCGGAAAACGTGATCAATTTCATGTATTTCATCGCCCAGGAAATGAGACAAATTATGGCCCAGCTTGGCTTCAGAAGTGTAGCTGAAATGGTGGGACAGAGCCAGAAACTGGATATGAATCGGGCGATCAAGCACTATAAAGCTCAGGGAATCGACCTTTCCAATATTCTGCATAAACCGAATATCAAGGATGGTGTACCGCTTTCTAATACTGAAAAACAGCTCCACAACCTGGAAGGTGTGCTGGATTTTGAAATTCTGAAACAGGCTCACCCGGCGATTTACCGTAAGGAACCGATCACGCTCAACTATCCCATTCAGAATGTGAACCGGACCACCGGAGCCATCATTAGTAATGAAATTTCAAAGATCCACGGAGCAAAAGGATTACCAGATAATACGCTCACACTGAATTTTACCGGTTCTGCCGGACAGAGTTTCGGAGCTTTCGCTGCAAGGGGTCTTAACTTAAATATTGAAGGAAATTCGAATGACTACTTCGGAAAAGGACTTTCCGGAGCTATTCTCTCTATCAGAAAACCGAAGGAAGCCACCTTTAAATCAAATGAAAACATCATTATCGGGAATGTGGCGCTATACGGAGCAATTACCGGCGAAGCCTATATCAATGGTATTGGAGGTGAACGTTTCTGTGTTAGAAATTCTGGTGCCAAAGCCGTCATTGAAGGAATTGGTGATCACGGTTGTGAATATATGACCGGCGGAATCGCAGTGATACTAGGGAAAATAGGGAGGAATTTCGCCGCCGGAATGAGCGGAGGAACGGCTTATATTTTTGATCCCGACAATTCGATAGACCGTAACAATTTCAATATGGAAATGATCGAACTGGAAGCTCCTTCAGATGAAAATCTTCAGGAACTGGAAGAAATGATCGTAAAACATTACCAGTACACCGATAGCGAGGTGGCCAGGGAAATCCTGGAAAACTGGGAAGAAAATTCCAGGGCATTCATCAAAGTGATGCCAACAGAATACAAAAAGGCACTTCAGAAAATGGAAGCCGAAAAACAGAAAGAAGAACACGCAGATCTTAAAACAGCTTAA